The following are encoded together in the Prionailurus viverrinus isolate Anna chromosome B3, UM_Priviv_1.0, whole genome shotgun sequence genome:
- the LTK gene encoding LOW QUALITY PROTEIN: leukocyte tyrosine kinase receptor (The sequence of the model RefSeq protein was modified relative to this genomic sequence to represent the inferred CDS: inserted 3 bases in 2 codons; deleted 5 bases in 4 codons; substituted 3 bases at 3 genomic stop codons) — MVPGTFSIILAPVAASSKPPRRNITTPPSGLEPASPLIPPAYGAAGSKGAKNHPWREQGVFVSALFSLGRREPLYILVGQRGEDACPRVSGARGKGGSRQSQRVCLGETRTAEEHAATEGAEGVPGSRRRAGGGXGATYIFRLRVGELEPLLVTAGGGGRAYLRXARTEAAPEKLESRSATPGSRGGSGAVGRGGPAGGGGGWTSGRAPSPQAGRPLLEGAGGGQGCAEAWATLGRRLGGGGGACTAGGGGGGGYPGSFQASETDILWVDGEDGVSFIHLCSEGFLQPLAVMESHREVEIXLLLNCSHCHCQWQAELWLAKCMCPGGMELAAGNITCMVQVKSCLDLPTSPGPLVLLVTVVTSTLSLLMVCGVLILVNHKKWQGLWXMRLHDPELKLSYLQTSTTRTPQPYYCQVGFGPAQPWPLPPGLTEVSPANVTLLRALGHGALGEVYEGLVIGLPGDPNPLQVAVKTLPELCSSQDELDFSPHQXLGYVHLPHCTFSHQNIVRCVGLRLWTAPRLILLELRSGGDMNSFLRNNRPHLGQPSPLAMWDLLQLAQDITQGCHYLKENFFACRDIAARNCLLGYTGLSPVVLYHDTVLAAPTSAVPLFCQHLGASSVLHSGPGCAEFIPANGATAHSG, encoded by the exons ATGGTCCCAGGCACCTTTTCCATCATCCTTGCCCCTGTGGCTGCCAGCTCCAAGCCCCCAAGACGGAATATCACCACCCCACCTAGTGGCTTGGAGCCAGCTTCTCCCCTAATTCCCCCAG CTTACGGAGCCGCAGGGAGCAAAGGCGCCAAGAACCACCCGTGGCGGGAGCAGGGCGTCTTCGTCTCCGCCCTCTTCTCCCTTGGTCGCAGGGAGCCGCTTTACATCCTAGTGGGGCAGCGGGGAGAGGATGCCTGTCCCCGAGTAAGCGGGGCCCGTGGGAAAGG GGGGAGCCGGCAGAGCCAGCGCGTCTGTCTCGGAGAGACTCGGACCGCTGAGGAGCACGCGGCGACGGAGGGGGCCGAAGGGGTCCCGGGGTCGCGGCGCCGGGCGGGAGGCG GGGGCGCCACCTACATCTTTCGG CTGCGCGTCGGCGAGCTGGAGCCACTGCTGGTGACGGCCGGAGGGGGCGGGCGGGCCTACCTGAG CGCCAGGACCGAGGCTGCCCCTGAGAAACTGGAGAGCCGCTCAGCGACGCCCGGAAGCAGAGGGGGAAGCGGGGCCGTGGGGAGAGGCGG CCCCGCAGGTGGAGGGGGCGGCTGGACGTCG GGCCGGGCCCCCTCTCCGCAGGCCGGCCGTCCACtgctggagggggcggggggcggccagGGCTGCGCAGAGGCCTGGGCTACACTTGGCCGGAGGCttgggggcggcggcggggcctgTACTGCG GgtggaggcggcggcggcggctacCCGGGCAG TTTCCAGGCCTCAGAGACTGACATCCTCTGGGTTGATGGAGAAGATGGGGTATCCTTCATACACCTCTGCAGCGAAGGCTTTCTGCAGCCTCTGGCAG TCATGGAGAGCCACAGGGAGGTAGAGATCTGACTGCTCCTCAACTGTAGTCATTGCCATTGCCAGTGGCAGGCAGAGCTCTGGTTAGCCAAATGCATGTGCCCAGGGGGCATGGAGCTAGCTGCAGGTAACATTACATGCATGGTACAGGTTAAGTCCTGCCTTG aCCTGCCCACCTCACCAGGCCCTCTGGTTCTGTTGGTGACTGTTGTGACCTCTACATTGAGCCTCCTTATGGTGTGTGGGGTTCTTATTCTGG TGAACCATAAGAAGTGGCAGGGCCTGTGGTAGATGAGGCTGCACGACCCTGAGCTCAAGCTGAGCTACCTTCAAACCTCCACCACCAGGACACCTCAACCT TACTACTGCCAGGTGGGGTTTGGCCCCGcccagccctggcctctgcccccagGACTTACAGAGGTTTCCCCAGCCAATGTCACTCTGCTCAG AGCACTGGGCCATGGCGCCTTGGGAGAAGTCTAT GAAGGACTGGTAATTGGCCTTCCTGGGGACCCCAACCCCCTGCAGGTGGCTGTCAAG ACCCTGCCAGAACTCTGCTCTAGTCAGGATGAGCTAGATTTCTCACCGCATCAG TGACTGGGGTATGTGCACCTCCCACACTGCACATTCAGCCATCAGAACATTGTGCGCTGCGTGGGGCTCAGACTCTGGACTGCCCCTCGCCTAATTCTGCTGGAGTTGAGGTCTGGAGGGGACATGAACAGTTTCCTGAGGAACAACCGGCCACACTTG GGCCAGCCATCACCTCTGGCCATGTGGGACCTGCTCCAGCTGGCTCAGGACATAACCCAGGGCTGCCACTACCTGAAGGAAAA tttttttgcctgcagGGACATTGCTGCCAGGAACTGCCTGCTGGGCTACACTGGACTCAGCCCAGTG